The proteins below are encoded in one region of Micromonospora yangpuensis:
- a CDS encoding replication initiator, protein MTAATLPGLEPAPTPADPPRPGSRAARMALPRSVDVLKEIAAEYGVCVRPLAMRRTDLATGLTEVIDLPCGATREDKCPPCAKKNRRLRQAQIREGWHRDDEPLPAPDPATDAQKSLILFRAHLEFARDEADRAAQWDQLADLDDAIREVEEAIAAEGLRGRVGPPHATADDDQGDDDPGPRRKRSTKRRQDAPELPRRKVERRTVGKTYTAADGSTFRPSMWLTLTLDSYGPVRPDGTPVNPDRYDYRRAAWDAVHFPRLLDRFWQNLRRCEGWNVQYAGCVEPQRRLAPHAHFAIRGTIPRDTLRTVAAATYHQVWWPAVDVQRYTADRPPVWDEGISAWVDPDTRQPLTTWTEALDAIDDDPDPEPVHVVRFGTQVDARGVMPGTTDAERTIRYVTKYITKHTGDVHKAATDRQRKHLDRLWHQLRVTPCTDRCANWLLYGVQPRKANAKLKPGRCKGKVHQRDTLGIGGRRVLISRDWSGKTLSDHKHDVRAWVRALLGVTTDSTTAGTLADDQGATTEPVRHAWELARPDDPDVGPLAHRLMRSISERARWRTELLAQGPGRPRDARRRDDNGDGRQDGGGAMTTHQGLWTIGDVADYLRVPQETLYRWRKVKYGPPAARIGRHLRYEPEAVRAWFREQAAA, encoded by the coding sequence CTGACCGCTGCGACCCTGCCCGGCCTCGAACCCGCCCCGACCCCGGCTGACCCTCCCCGGCCGGGGTCACGGGCGGCCCGCATGGCACTCCCACGCTCCGTCGACGTCCTCAAAGAGATCGCCGCTGAGTACGGCGTCTGCGTTCGCCCGCTCGCCATGCGCCGCACCGATCTCGCCACCGGCCTGACCGAGGTCATCGACCTGCCCTGCGGCGCGACCCGGGAAGACAAGTGCCCGCCGTGCGCCAAGAAGAACCGCCGGCTGCGCCAAGCCCAGATCCGGGAAGGCTGGCACCGCGACGACGAACCCCTACCCGCCCCCGACCCCGCCACGGACGCACAGAAGTCGTTGATCCTCTTCCGCGCGCACCTGGAGTTCGCCCGCGACGAAGCCGACCGCGCCGCCCAGTGGGACCAGCTCGCCGACCTCGACGACGCCATCCGCGAGGTAGAGGAAGCCATCGCCGCCGAGGGCCTACGCGGCCGAGTCGGACCACCTCACGCCACCGCCGACGACGACCAGGGCGACGACGACCCCGGCCCCCGCCGCAAGCGGTCCACCAAACGCCGGCAGGACGCACCCGAGCTGCCCCGGCGCAAGGTCGAACGGCGCACCGTCGGCAAGACCTACACCGCCGCCGACGGCTCCACCTTCCGACCCTCGATGTGGCTGACCCTCACCCTCGACTCCTACGGCCCGGTCCGCCCCGACGGCACCCCGGTCAACCCCGACCGGTACGACTACCGCCGCGCCGCCTGGGACGCCGTGCACTTCCCCCGGCTCCTAGACCGGTTCTGGCAGAACCTGCGCCGCTGCGAGGGCTGGAACGTCCAGTACGCCGGCTGCGTCGAACCCCAACGCCGGCTCGCCCCACACGCCCACTTCGCCATCCGGGGCACCATCCCCCGGGACACCCTCCGCACTGTCGCGGCGGCCACCTACCATCAGGTGTGGTGGCCCGCCGTTGACGTCCAGCGGTACACCGCCGATCGCCCGCCGGTCTGGGACGAGGGAATCTCGGCGTGGGTCGACCCCGACACCCGACAGCCGCTGACCACGTGGACCGAAGCCCTCGACGCCATCGACGACGACCCCGACCCCGAACCCGTCCACGTGGTCCGCTTCGGCACCCAGGTCGACGCACGCGGCGTCATGCCCGGCACCACCGACGCCGAACGCACCATCCGGTACGTCACGAAATACATCACCAAACACACCGGCGACGTCCACAAGGCGGCCACCGACCGGCAACGCAAGCACCTCGACCGGCTGTGGCACCAACTCCGGGTCACCCCCTGCACCGACCGCTGCGCCAACTGGCTGCTCTACGGCGTCCAACCCCGCAAGGCCAACGCCAAACTCAAGCCCGGCCGGTGCAAGGGCAAAGTCCACCAGCGCGACACCCTCGGCATCGGCGGCCGGCGCGTCCTCATCTCCCGCGACTGGTCCGGCAAGACCCTCTCCGACCACAAACACGACGTACGCGCCTGGGTCCGCGCCCTGCTCGGCGTCACCACCGACAGCACCACCGCCGGAACCCTCGCCGACGACCAGGGCGCCACCACCGAACCCGTCCGCCACGCCTGGGAACTCGCCCGACCCGACGACCCCGACGTGGGACCTCTCGCCCACCGGCTCATGCGCTCGATCAGCGAACGCGCCCGCTGGCGAACCGAACTCCTCGCCCAAGGACCGGGCCGCCCAAGAGACGCCCGACGACGCGACGACAACGGGGACGGACGGCAGGACGGGGGAGGGGCTATGACGACGCACCAAGGGCTCTGGACGATCGGCGACGTGGCGGACTACCTCCGGGTGCCGCAGGAAACGCTCTACCGCTGGCGCAAGGTCAAGTACGGTCCGCCGGCGGCTCGCATCGGTCGGCACTTGCGGTACGAGCCGGAAGCGGTCCGGGCCTGGTTCCGGGAGCAGGCGGCGGCCTGA
- a CDS encoding SulP family inorganic anion transporter: MTASVANLRTLRADLPASLVVFLVALPLCVGIAVASGVPAELGLVTGVVGGLLVGFLPGSSLQVSGPAAGMTVLVAEAVDSYGLAGLGTIVLVSGLIQIALGLFRLGRWFRAISVAVVQGMLAGIGLLLIAGQLYVLAGSATPHSGPGKFTGLPGLAADLVTSTTAQLALSVGLATLVIMVQWDALRARVRQLRMVPGALVAVVVAAALTALLDLPVDKIKVAGLIAAMEPSFGHWRQLTELGVLATIVTFTLVASAESLFSAAAVDRLHKGPPTDFDKELVAQGTGNTVCGLLGALPLTAVIVRSSANVQAGAQTKASRVLHGLWLLLFVAAVPGLIGLIPLPALAAVLIHAGVKLLPLRAVPALWRTERGEVVILVVTALAIGTTDMFTGVLVGLGLAIVKAAWETSHVRVTVDDAGTGPIEVRITGNATFLRLPTILTALNELPTDRTVRLDLRGLRHADRACRTALEEWVETHNEGTTTPVQILTTD; encoded by the coding sequence GTGACCGCTTCCGTCGCGAACCTGCGTACGCTCCGCGCCGACCTGCCCGCCTCGCTGGTGGTCTTCCTCGTCGCGCTGCCACTCTGCGTCGGCATCGCCGTCGCTTCCGGCGTACCGGCCGAACTGGGGCTGGTCACCGGCGTGGTCGGCGGCCTACTGGTCGGATTCCTGCCCGGCAGCAGCCTGCAGGTCAGTGGCCCGGCGGCCGGGATGACCGTGCTGGTCGCCGAGGCGGTGGACAGCTACGGACTGGCCGGGCTTGGCACGATCGTGCTGGTCTCCGGGCTGATCCAGATCGCCCTGGGGCTGTTCCGGCTGGGCCGCTGGTTCCGGGCCATCTCGGTCGCGGTGGTGCAGGGCATGCTCGCCGGCATCGGCCTGCTGCTGATCGCCGGGCAGCTCTACGTCCTGGCCGGCAGCGCCACCCCGCACTCCGGGCCCGGCAAGTTCACCGGCCTGCCCGGCCTGGCCGCCGACCTGGTCACCAGCACCACGGCCCAGCTCGCCCTCTCGGTCGGCCTGGCCACGCTGGTGATCATGGTGCAGTGGGACGCCCTGCGCGCCCGGGTACGCCAGCTGCGGATGGTCCCCGGCGCGCTGGTCGCCGTGGTCGTGGCGGCGGCCCTGACCGCCCTGCTCGACCTGCCGGTGGACAAGATCAAGGTGGCCGGCCTGATCGCCGCGATGGAACCCTCGTTCGGGCACTGGCGGCAGCTCACCGAGTTGGGGGTGCTCGCCACCATCGTCACGTTCACCCTGGTCGCCTCGGCGGAGAGCCTGTTCAGCGCGGCGGCGGTGGACCGGCTGCACAAGGGTCCACCCACCGACTTCGACAAGGAACTCGTCGCGCAGGGCACCGGCAACACCGTCTGCGGCCTGCTCGGCGCACTGCCGTTGACCGCCGTGATCGTCCGCAGCTCGGCAAACGTGCAGGCCGGGGCGCAGACCAAGGCGTCCCGGGTGCTGCACGGGCTCTGGCTGCTGCTCTTCGTGGCGGCCGTACCCGGGCTGATCGGGCTGATCCCGCTGCCGGCGCTGGCCGCGGTGCTGATCCACGCCGGGGTGAAACTGCTGCCCCTGCGGGCGGTACCGGCACTGTGGCGCACCGAGCGGGGTGAGGTGGTGATCCTGGTGGTGACCGCACTGGCCATCGGCACCACCGACATGTTCACCGGGGTCCTGGTCGGCCTGGGCCTGGCCATCGTCAAGGCGGCCTGGGAGACCTCACACGTCCGGGTCACCGTCGACGACGCCGGCACCGGTCCGATCGAGGTACGCATCACCGGCAACGCCACGTTCCTGCGGCTGCCCACCATCCTCACCGCACTCAACGAGCTGCCCACCGACCGCACCGTCCGATTGGACCTACGCGGCCTGCGGCACGCCGACCGCGCCTGTCGTACCGCCTTGGAAGAGTGGGTCGAGACGCACAACGAGGGCACCACCACCCCGGTCCAGATCCTCACCACCGACTGA
- a CDS encoding cold shock domain-containing protein — MALVGKVIRFDEVRGYGFIAPSAGGEDVFVHANDFGERRHEVHPGTRVEYEVEEGDRGLKVATVSILDGPTTRVERPAGEWAPARAAPGDDDGLCDVLSSREFMTEVTELLIERAPTLTAGQISTIRQALTERARAHGWVEA; from the coding sequence GTGGCGTTGGTAGGTAAGGTCATCCGCTTCGACGAGGTACGCGGCTACGGGTTCATCGCCCCGTCGGCCGGGGGCGAGGACGTGTTCGTCCACGCCAACGACTTCGGCGAACGGCGGCACGAGGTCCACCCGGGCACGAGGGTGGAGTACGAGGTCGAGGAGGGTGACCGTGGCCTCAAGGTGGCCACCGTCAGCATCCTCGACGGACCGACGACCCGGGTGGAACGTCCCGCCGGTGAGTGGGCACCCGCGCGGGCCGCCCCAGGCGACGACGACGGCCTCTGCGACGTGCTCTCCTCGCGGGAGTTCATGACCGAGGTGACCGAGTTGCTCATCGAGCGGGCCCCGACGTTGACCGCCGGGCAGATCTCGACCATCCGGCAGGCGTTGACCGAGCGGGCCCGCGCCCACGGTTGGGTCGAGGCCTGA
- a CDS encoding DUF2637 domain-containing protein, producing MAYAFGRRYARVYTERPDDAPTRTGRGAWVLRLVDRVRYRDRPTVVYLALVRTDALRTLVPPFPVPAVPDFTALPLARREDLRTWSLHLLATHVLVGGATRSGKGSVLWSLVRVLGDGIASGLMRLWVIDPKGGMEFALGRPMFARFACKSFEAMADLLDEAVTVLRERQTRLAGTVRVHTPTEVDPLVVVVIDEMAALTAYLQDVDLRKRIAGSLGLLLSQGAGVGVLVVAALQDPRKEVLPFRDLFPTRIALGLTEASQVDMVLGDGARNRGALADQMPRWAKGVGYVILDGTPDPMRVRFSYVSDDDIRDMARRCPAPADAADILAQVGRETAAEPVRLPLPRKPSGPLLPDALRNLLDQPPPPPAVRPTRRPGRPERRRPARPGLPHQPSPRHGGPAHPHRPDHPREAEGGAVMTERTESAVRLVILLAIGTMAGAAAFTHVHDLSVAHGQPHWIGWANAVAVELMTIYLGLELRARRRAGRPVGLVASLLVAFALLSLAAQVAEAEPSVWGWIVAAVPSLAFLALVKVVLSNAPATPPPAPIPAPASARPSVDLREAPEQVTTEPEPDHRPTSPAVLAPVPATVPAPAAVLPPRGVIQPNRPHVVGIIR from the coding sequence GTGGCCTACGCCTTCGGCCGGCGGTACGCCCGGGTCTACACGGAACGTCCCGACGACGCTCCGACCCGTACCGGTCGGGGTGCCTGGGTGCTGCGGTTGGTCGACCGGGTGCGGTACCGGGATCGGCCGACGGTGGTCTACCTGGCGTTGGTACGTACCGATGCCCTGCGCACGCTGGTGCCGCCGTTCCCGGTGCCGGCGGTGCCGGACTTCACCGCGCTGCCGCTGGCCCGGCGGGAAGACCTGCGTACCTGGTCGCTGCACCTGCTCGCTACTCACGTCCTGGTGGGCGGGGCGACCCGGTCGGGGAAGGGCTCGGTGCTGTGGTCGCTCGTTCGGGTCCTTGGCGACGGGATCGCCTCCGGATTGATGCGGCTCTGGGTGATCGACCCGAAGGGCGGGATGGAGTTCGCGCTCGGTCGGCCGATGTTCGCCCGGTTCGCCTGCAAGTCCTTCGAGGCCATGGCGGATCTGCTCGACGAGGCCGTGACCGTCCTGCGGGAGCGCCAGACCCGATTGGCCGGCACGGTTCGGGTGCACACGCCGACCGAGGTTGACCCCCTGGTCGTGGTCGTCATCGACGAGATGGCCGCACTGACGGCGTACCTGCAAGACGTCGACCTCCGTAAGCGCATCGCGGGCTCGCTGGGGTTGTTGCTGTCGCAGGGTGCCGGGGTCGGGGTGCTGGTGGTGGCGGCGTTGCAGGACCCACGTAAGGAGGTGTTGCCGTTCCGGGACCTGTTCCCGACCCGGATCGCGCTGGGGCTGACCGAGGCGTCCCAGGTCGACATGGTCCTTGGTGACGGTGCCCGCAACCGGGGCGCTCTCGCGGATCAGATGCCCCGATGGGCGAAGGGTGTCGGGTACGTGATCCTCGACGGCACCCCCGACCCTATGCGGGTCCGGTTCTCCTACGTCAGCGATGACGACATCCGCGACATGGCGCGGCGGTGCCCGGCCCCGGCTGACGCGGCGGACATCCTCGCCCAGGTCGGCCGGGAAACCGCCGCCGAACCGGTCCGCCTTCCGCTGCCGCGTAAGCCGTCCGGGCCGTTGCTGCCTGATGCGCTGCGCAACCTGCTCGACCAACCGCCTCCGCCGCCCGCTGTACGTCCGACTCGTCGGCCCGGCCGACCAGAGCGCCGCCGCCCTGCACGGCCTGGCCTACCTCATCAACCGTCGCCCCGACATGGAGGGCCGGCGCATCCGCATCGACCTGACCATCCGCGAGAAGCCGAAGGGGGCGCAGTGATGACCGAGCGTACCGAGTCGGCTGTACGCCTGGTGATCCTGCTCGCCATCGGCACCATGGCCGGCGCCGCGGCCTTCACCCACGTCCACGACCTGTCCGTAGCCCACGGCCAACCCCACTGGATCGGCTGGGCCAACGCCGTAGCCGTCGAACTCATGACCATCTACCTCGGCCTCGAACTACGCGCCCGTCGACGCGCCGGCCGTCCGGTCGGCCTGGTCGCCTCGCTCCTGGTCGCGTTCGCGTTGCTCTCCCTCGCCGCGCAGGTCGCCGAAGCCGAACCGTCCGTGTGGGGCTGGATCGTCGCCGCCGTACCCTCCCTGGCCTTCCTCGCCCTGGTGAAGGTCGTCCTCTCCAACGCCCCTGCCACCCCACCGCCGGCACCGATTCCCGCCCCGGCTTCGGCTCGGCCCTCGGTGGACCTGCGTGAGGCACCGGAGCAGGTCACCACCGAACCGGAACCGGACCACCGCCCGACCTCGCCTGCCGTCCTGGCACCGGTCCCGGCCACCGTCCCGGCCCCGGCTGCGGTGCTGCCCCCGCGCGGTGTGATTCAGCCCAACCGGCCCCACGTCGTCGGGATCATCCGATGA
- a CDS encoding GNAT family N-acetyltransferase — MDVHLEPWSESALDLLRQINTPQMRRYVGGAESEEQLLARHRRYLAMPGSGRGTMFAIRLGPELVGSIAYHQREWRGEQIYETGWNVLPAYQGRGVAAAAGTALIAVVRAAAGPPDAPDSLHAFPSIDNTASNALCRRLGFSLLGPCDFEYPAGSSTTMRSNDWRIILRARRVSE; from the coding sequence ATGGATGTCCACCTTGAGCCCTGGTCGGAGTCCGCGCTCGATCTGCTGCGGCAGATCAACACCCCGCAGATGCGCCGGTACGTCGGCGGAGCCGAGTCCGAGGAGCAACTACTCGCCCGACACCGCCGGTACCTGGCGATGCCCGGGTCCGGTCGGGGCACCATGTTCGCCATCCGGCTCGGCCCGGAGCTGGTCGGCAGCATCGCGTACCACCAGCGGGAATGGCGTGGCGAGCAGATCTACGAGACCGGCTGGAACGTGCTGCCGGCGTACCAGGGTAGGGGTGTCGCTGCCGCAGCCGGCACCGCGCTGATCGCCGTGGTACGCGCCGCCGCCGGCCCGCCGGACGCGCCGGACAGCCTGCACGCCTTCCCCTCGATCGACAACACCGCGTCGAACGCGCTCTGCCGCCGGCTCGGGTTCAGCCTGCTCGGCCCGTGCGACTTCGAGTACCCGGCCGGCAGCAGCACCACCATGCGCAGCAACGACTGGCGGATCATCCTGCGCGCCCGGCGAGTCTCCGAGTGA
- a CDS encoding tyrosine-type recombinase/integrase encodes MGHVEDRWYKTQHHPGGRRERVKTDLFGKGLRYRVRYIGPDGKERKKSFPDRAKRDAEAFLVSTETDKLRGSYVDPLAGRMTFMEYAETWLRTRSFDESTRETTEFRVRKHLLPFFGSRQLASIKPGHIREWDAAMVGRLAPSTRSVVFAHLRTILGAAVDDERIVKNPCSAKSVKPPRPVQRRVVPWRYDQVSAIRGGLAQRYRPMVDLGTGCGLRQGEILGLGVDDIDFDAGWVHVSRQVKLVRSRLVFGLPKNDRDRRVPLPDSVALVLRQHVDDFAPTSLTLLWENPASDERVTVPLLFTTTRRGAINRRTFDGKSWRPAVVAAGIVPTRATGMHALRHFYASSLLDAGESIKALASYLGHADPGFTLRVYTHLMPASEERTRRFIDATFQQGVVERS; translated from the coding sequence ATGGGACACGTGGAAGACCGCTGGTACAAGACCCAACACCATCCGGGCGGGCGACGGGAGCGGGTCAAGACGGATCTGTTCGGCAAGGGGCTGCGCTACCGGGTGCGGTACATCGGGCCGGACGGCAAGGAGCGCAAGAAGTCCTTCCCGGACCGGGCCAAGCGGGACGCTGAGGCGTTCCTCGTCTCGACCGAGACGGACAAGCTCCGGGGCTCCTACGTCGACCCGCTCGCCGGCCGGATGACCTTCATGGAGTACGCCGAAACCTGGCTCCGCACCCGCTCCTTCGACGAGTCGACCCGGGAGACCACGGAGTTTCGGGTACGCAAGCACCTGCTCCCGTTCTTCGGCTCTCGGCAACTGGCCTCGATCAAGCCGGGCCACATCCGGGAGTGGGACGCTGCGATGGTCGGCAGACTGGCCCCGTCGACTCGGTCCGTCGTCTTCGCGCACCTGCGGACCATTCTCGGCGCGGCCGTCGACGACGAACGGATCGTGAAGAACCCGTGTTCGGCAAAGTCGGTCAAGCCACCGCGACCTGTTCAGCGCCGGGTGGTGCCGTGGCGGTACGACCAGGTTTCGGCAATCCGCGGTGGCCTCGCCCAGCGATACCGACCCATGGTCGACCTCGGCACCGGGTGCGGGCTGCGGCAGGGGGAGATCCTTGGGCTCGGCGTTGACGACATCGACTTCGACGCCGGTTGGGTGCACGTCTCGCGTCAGGTCAAGCTCGTCCGCTCCCGGCTGGTCTTCGGGTTGCCCAAGAATGACCGGGACCGCCGGGTGCCGCTGCCCGACTCCGTCGCCCTGGTGCTGCGGCAGCACGTCGACGACTTCGCCCCGACGTCACTCACCCTGCTATGGGAGAACCCGGCCAGCGATGAACGGGTCACGGTGCCGCTGCTGTTCACCACCACCCGGCGCGGCGCGATCAACCGGCGCACCTTCGACGGCAAGAGCTGGCGACCGGCTGTCGTGGCGGCCGGCATCGTGCCGACCAGGGCGACCGGGATGCACGCGCTCCGCCACTTCTACGCCTCGTCGCTGCTCGACGCGGGGGAGAGCATCAAGGCCCTGGCGTCGTACCTCGGCCACGCCGACCCCGGCTTCACCCTCCGCGTCTACACCCACCTGATGCCGGCCAGCGAGGAACGGACTCGCCGGTTCATCGATGCCACCTTCCAGCAGGGGGTCGTAGAAAGGTCTTGA
- a CDS encoding PhzF family phenazine biosynthesis protein, with protein MRQVRQQGGGVGRGAGSAAGPLAVHLARHGRIDHGTPIEIRQGVEMGRPSTMLATDWGHGDRIDAVEVAGAAVVVGRGEFLITGAEVTATA; from the coding sequence GTGCGACAGGTCCGCCAGCAGGGTGGCGGTGTCGGGCGTGGCGCCGGCTCGGCAGCCGGTCCACTCGCCGTACACCTGGCCCGGCACGGCCGCATCGACCACGGCACGCCCATCGAGATCCGGCAGGGCGTCGAGATGGGGCGGCCCTCGACGATGCTGGCGACCGACTGGGGCCACGGGGACCGGATCGACGCCGTGGAGGTGGCCGGGGCGGCGGTCGTCGTCGGACGCGGCGAGTTTCTCATCACCGGCGCCGAGGTGACCGCCACCGCGTGA
- a CDS encoding helix-turn-helix transcriptional regulator, producing MREPLMGPYEIAQRLGVSRQRFQQLTRYPSFPEPYAVLRGGKVWRTEDIEQWIRDHRQPGPADGDEQH from the coding sequence GTGCGTGAACCCCTGATGGGTCCGTACGAGATCGCGCAGCGACTGGGTGTCTCGCGTCAGCGCTTTCAGCAGCTCACCCGCTACCCGAGCTTCCCCGAGCCGTACGCGGTGCTGCGGGGCGGCAAGGTGTGGCGTACCGAGGACATCGAGCAGTGGATCCGTGACCACCGGCAACCGGGACCGGCCGACGGCGACGAGCAGCACTGA
- a CDS encoding HAD family hydrolase, translating into MTAADLAKVINRARVILLDFDGPVCSIFSQHPASTVAHELRRLLVDQAVTLPPEILAERDPLAVLRFTATVGRPTVVRLVDKALTHQEVTAARTAEPTTYGREVVVAAHQTGRRVAVVSNNSADSVHAYLHARRLIGYVHPVIGRPEAAPERMKPDPSPVLDAVRELRADPAECVLVGDSVSDIEAAHAAGVAAIGYANKPGKRERFAAADAVIDSMAELVAAFAVDEL; encoded by the coding sequence GTGACCGCCGCCGACCTGGCGAAGGTGATCAACCGCGCCCGCGTGATCCTGCTCGACTTCGACGGCCCCGTGTGCAGCATCTTCTCCCAACACCCGGCGTCGACCGTCGCCCACGAGTTGCGCCGGCTGCTCGTCGACCAGGCGGTGACCCTGCCGCCCGAGATCCTGGCCGAACGCGACCCGCTCGCCGTGCTCCGCTTCACCGCCACCGTAGGGCGCCCCACCGTCGTCCGCCTGGTCGACAAGGCCCTGACCCACCAGGAAGTCACCGCGGCCCGCACCGCCGAACCCACCACGTACGGCCGGGAAGTCGTCGTCGCCGCTCACCAGACCGGCCGCAGGGTCGCCGTGGTGTCGAACAACTCGGCCGACTCGGTTCACGCCTACCTACACGCCCGTCGACTGATCGGATACGTGCACCCGGTCATCGGCCGACCCGAAGCCGCCCCCGAGCGGATGAAGCCGGACCCGTCCCCGGTGCTGGACGCTGTGCGGGAACTCCGTGCCGATCCAGCGGAATGCGTCCTGGTCGGGGATTCGGTCAGCGACATTGAGGCCGCCCACGCCGCCGGGGTCGCCGCCATCGGGTACGCCAACAAGCCCGGCAAGCGCGAACGGTTCGCCGCCGCAGATGCCGTCATCGACAGCATGGCCGAACTGGTGGCCGCCTTCGCTGTCGACGAGCTGTAG
- a CDS encoding roadblock/LC7 domain-containing protein, which yields MSIGDTALPRRVAQRPETPPPNRYPPSLAGNQSLPYPAIGAELTDLRLQIPGVHGSVLGGVDGLLITHDAPADLNPEDLAALAATTYGLGRQVGLRLGQGHFQQSTVRNQYGYLSVYAVSSQALLAVVGGDTVNVARLHLHAPPVAERLATLLAQP from the coding sequence GTGAGCATCGGCGACACGGCCCTGCCCCGGCGGGTCGCACAGCGGCCGGAGACCCCGCCGCCCAACCGGTACCCGCCGTCACTGGCCGGCAACCAGTCGTTGCCGTACCCGGCGATCGGGGCCGAGCTGACCGACCTGCGCCTGCAGATCCCCGGCGTACACGGCAGCGTGCTCGGTGGCGTGGACGGCCTGCTCATCACCCACGACGCCCCGGCCGACCTGAACCCCGAGGACCTGGCCGCGCTCGCCGCGACCACCTACGGGCTGGGCCGGCAGGTCGGCCTGCGGCTGGGCCAGGGACACTTCCAGCAGTCGACGGTCCGCAACCAGTACGGCTACCTGAGTGTCTACGCGGTCAGCAGCCAGGCGCTGCTCGCCGTGGTCGGCGGCGACACGGTGAACGTGGCCCGGCTGCACCTGCACGCCCCACCGGTCGCCGAACGCCTCGCCACCCTCCTGGCCCAGCCGTAA
- a CDS encoding GntR family transcriptional regulator — protein MATRPPHYRRVADDIEGKIRSGEYPSGHQLPSVSEIGEIYHVARSTAYRAVKELHERNLVYGQQGQGVFVIEDLDDARPQQD, from the coding sequence ATGGCAACCAGGCCGCCGCACTACCGACGCGTCGCCGACGACATCGAGGGCAAGATCCGATCGGGTGAGTACCCGAGCGGGCACCAACTGCCCTCGGTCTCCGAGATCGGCGAGATCTACCACGTCGCCCGCTCCACCGCGTACCGCGCGGTCAAGGAGCTGCACGAACGCAACCTCGTCTACGGCCAACAGGGCCAGGGCGTCTTCGTCATCGAAGACCTCGACGACGCTCGCCCCCAACAGGACTGA
- a CDS encoding S8 family peptidase, giving the protein MPLPRRLAALGVLTASAMATTMIGTPVSAAPATGEIRHAGGATAISSSYIVVLKDSAVGGRAGTRQAAVGRSADSLAKRYGGTVAQVYGSALNGFEASLTERAAKRLAADPAVEFVEQNHTVTADVTQVNPPWGLDRIDQTALPLNNAYSYVSTGSGVDAYIIDTGILTSHTDFGGRAIDGYDAVDNALPAADCNGHGTHVAGTTGGLRYGVAKSVRLIAVRVLNCAGSGTNAGVIAGVNWVTSHHQPGRPAVANMSLGGGLNTSLNTAVANSIADGVTYAVAAGNSNANACNSSPAAVGAAITVGATQSNGARASYSNYGTCVDIFAPGSSILSAWYTSTTATNTISGTSMASPHVAGAAARVLSNNPSWTPLQVRNYLVSTATPSTISNPGSGSPNLLLYVSPTS; this is encoded by the coding sequence ATGCCCCTCCCCCGCAGACTGGCCGCTCTCGGCGTACTGACCGCCTCGGCCATGGCCACCACGATGATCGGCACACCGGTGTCCGCCGCACCGGCGACCGGCGAGATCCGGCACGCCGGCGGCGCCACCGCCATCTCGTCCAGCTACATCGTCGTACTCAAGGACAGCGCCGTGGGTGGCCGGGCCGGCACCCGGCAGGCCGCCGTCGGCCGCTCGGCCGACAGCCTGGCCAAGCGGTACGGCGGCACGGTGGCCCAGGTGTACGGCAGCGCGCTCAACGGCTTCGAGGCGAGCCTGACCGAGCGGGCCGCGAAGCGGCTGGCCGCCGACCCGGCGGTCGAGTTCGTCGAGCAGAACCACACGGTCACCGCCGACGTCACCCAGGTCAACCCGCCCTGGGGACTGGACCGGATCGACCAGACCGCCCTGCCGCTGAACAACGCCTACAGCTACGTCAGCACCGGCAGCGGGGTGGACGCCTACATCATCGACACCGGCATCCTGACCAGCCACACCGACTTCGGCGGCCGGGCCATCGACGGCTACGACGCGGTCGACAACGCGCTGCCGGCCGCCGACTGCAACGGCCACGGCACGCACGTCGCCGGCACCACCGGCGGCCTGCGCTACGGGGTGGCCAAGAGCGTCCGACTGATCGCGGTACGGGTGCTCAACTGCGCCGGCAGCGGCACGAACGCGGGCGTCATCGCCGGCGTCAACTGGGTCACCTCGCACCACCAGCCGGGCCGGCCGGCGGTGGCGAACATGAGCCTCGGCGGTGGCCTGAACACCTCGCTGAACACGGCGGTGGCCAACTCGATCGCCGACGGCGTCACCTACGCGGTGGCCGCCGGCAACTCCAACGCCAACGCCTGCAACTCCTCGCCGGCCGCCGTCGGCGCGGCGATCACCGTCGGCGCGACGCAGAGCAACGGGGCGCGGGCCTCGTACTCGAACTACGGCACCTGCGTGGACATCTTCGCCCCGGGCTCGTCGATCCTGTCGGCCTGGTACACCAGCACCACCGCGACCAACACGATCAGCGGCACCTCGATGGCCTCGCCGCACGTGGCCGGTGCCGCCGCCCGGGTGCTGAGCAACAACCCGAGCTGGACCCCGCTCCAGGTGCGCAACTACCTGGTCAGCACGGCCACCCCGAGCACCATCAGCAACCCCGGCAGCGGTTCGCCGAACCTCCTGCTGTACGTCTCCCCGACCAGCTGA